The following proteins are co-located in the Malus sylvestris chromosome 13, drMalSylv7.2, whole genome shotgun sequence genome:
- the LOC126595319 gene encoding proline-rich extensin-like protein EPR1: protein MMMSYSKSLVLLLGVMVLITSSLAQYNEQPKPPTSSPIYKLPAPIKKPPPPFYRKPSPPLKPPTLPPIVTRPPPPFYKKPSPPLKPPTLPPIVIRPPPPFYKKPSPPQKPPTLPPIVIRPPPPSPHSKPPTTPSPILRSPLPRPVKKPLPPPHAKPTTLPPVVGKPPPTKVFGTPSIEESSTATQAGGSI, encoded by the exons ATGATGATGAGTTACTCAAAGTCGCTTGTGCTATTGCTTGGAGTGATGGTTCTCATCACTTCATCTCTAGCTCAATACAATGAGCAACCCAAGCCACCTACCTCTAGTCCTATTTACAAGCTCCCAGCTCCCATCAAGAAACCCCCACCCCCATTTTACAGAAAGCCATCACCACCACTAAAACCACCAACTCTTCCTCCCATTGTGACAAGACCACCACCCCCGTTTTACAAAAAGCCATCACCTCCACTAAAACCACCAACTCTTCCTCCTATTGTGATAAGACCACCACCCCCATTTTACAAAAAGCCATCAC CACCACAAAAACCACCAACTCTTCCTCCTATTGTGATaagaccaccaccaccatcgccTCACTCAAAACCACCAACTACCCCATCTCCTATTTTGAGATCACCATTACCTAGGCCCGTGAAAAAGCCACTTCCACCACCTCATGCCAAACCGACAACTCTACCTCCAGTTGTAGGGAAGCCACCCCCCACCAAAGTATTCGGGACACCCTCCATCGAAGAGTCCTCAACAGCCACACAAGCCGGCGGCTCCATATAA